The Lysobacter capsici genome has a segment encoding these proteins:
- a CDS encoding non-ribosomal peptide synthetase yields the protein MSEIDHRIAGLSPAKRELLRQIAARQRGSNQIQARPRPERIPLTFGQRRLWWLDQFTPGMTAYNSPAALWLEGTLDRDALHAAVQALADRHEALRTVYRKHDGEPFQRILDQVRAPWRELRADGATAQARREAALEIARAEIRGTFDLSADAMLRAALIEVEPRLHLLVLTFHHIAIDGWSISKLLDEMYTVYNARLAGEAPQLDALPLQIADIALWQQETLGETGLQPQLDYWRERLTGAATTLDLPADRPRPAVQSFRGALYRVEIPAALNERIEAFARESQSTLSMVFMAAYQALLARYTGQDDITVAMGIAGRNRIELESVVGFFVNTLALRTTFEGDPSFAQLLERVRESVLAAMENGDAPLDKVLESLRLPRSSSHTPLAQVMFFFQNYPAIESQLTGLRVESMPLTELQPGNAQGDLSLFVTQDAKREMVFEYSTDLFDAARIERLAEHLLTLLEHAVAAPDTRVAELRLMNAAEQAELAHWNDTVRELPAQRTLSTLIQAQVERTPDAIALSFGAREISYRELDRRANALAHELRAAGVVAGSLVGLYVERTPEMLIGLLGILKAGGAYVPLDPTYPADRLAYMLETSASRVLVTQRELAATPPAEVEKVVLADADAALGDNADHPPADGASEDDLAYVIFTSGSTGKPKGVEIRNRSAVNLLRSVAREPGLAQGQKLCAISTLSFDIALFELVLPLTVGASIVLVDRDTARDGMSLRRLVDNAHLHVMQATPATWRMLLEVGWRGNDTIKIISTGEALPRELADRLLPCCGELWNLYGPTETTVYSALCRVHAGEGPILVGKPVDNTQIHIVDRNMQMLPVGVPGELLIGGDGLAAGYSGRPDLTEEKFIPDPFSAVPGARLYRTGDLALWRRDGTIEVIGRIDHQIKLRGFRIELGEIESVLAQYDGVTQAVVHCREDTPGDKRLVAYVTAEGAAPAPTALRDHLRAALPDYMVPSAFVVLDQFPLTPNGKVDRRALPAPETATGAQDGEADVLAPRTPEEEMLVELWQQLLNLRSVDVRANFFDLGGHSLLATRLLSRIDQAYGVELPLRTLFAAPTLEQLAVCVADARAQFQPDDLEALLASLENLSDEEASAQLNAALQPGASS from the coding sequence ATGAGCGAGATTGACCATCGCATCGCAGGGTTGTCCCCGGCGAAGCGGGAACTGCTGCGCCAGATCGCGGCGCGCCAACGCGGTAGCAACCAGATTCAAGCCCGGCCACGGCCCGAGCGGATCCCGCTGACCTTCGGTCAGCGCCGCCTGTGGTGGCTGGACCAGTTCACTCCCGGCATGACCGCGTACAACTCGCCGGCCGCGCTGTGGCTGGAGGGCACGCTCGATCGCGATGCGCTGCATGCGGCGGTGCAGGCATTGGCCGATCGCCACGAAGCGCTGCGCACGGTGTACCGCAAGCACGACGGCGAACCGTTCCAGCGGATTCTCGATCAGGTGCGGGCGCCGTGGCGCGAGCTGCGCGCGGACGGCGCGACGGCGCAGGCGCGACGCGAGGCCGCGCTCGAGATCGCGCGCGCCGAAATCCGCGGCACTTTCGACCTGAGCGCCGACGCGATGCTGCGCGCGGCGCTGATCGAAGTCGAACCGCGACTGCATCTGCTGGTGCTGACCTTTCACCACATCGCCATCGACGGCTGGTCGATCAGCAAGCTGCTCGACGAGATGTACACGGTCTACAACGCGCGCCTGGCCGGCGAAGCGCCCCAGCTCGACGCGCTGCCGCTGCAGATCGCCGACATCGCGCTGTGGCAGCAGGAAACCCTCGGCGAAACCGGCCTGCAGCCGCAGCTGGACTACTGGCGCGAGCGCCTGACGGGCGCTGCGACCACGCTGGATCTGCCGGCCGATCGCCCGCGTCCGGCGGTGCAGAGTTTCCGCGGCGCGCTGTATCGCGTGGAGATCCCGGCCGCGCTCAACGAACGCATCGAAGCGTTCGCCCGCGAGAGCCAGTCGACCCTGTCGATGGTGTTCATGGCCGCGTATCAGGCGCTGCTGGCGCGCTACACCGGCCAGGACGACATCACCGTCGCGATGGGCATCGCCGGGCGCAACCGGATCGAACTCGAATCGGTGGTCGGCTTCTTCGTCAACACCCTGGCGCTGCGCACCACCTTCGAAGGCGATCCGAGTTTCGCCCAGTTGCTCGAACGCGTGCGCGAAAGCGTGCTGGCGGCGATGGAAAACGGCGACGCGCCGCTGGACAAGGTGCTCGAAAGCCTGCGCCTGCCGCGTTCGTCCAGCCACACGCCGCTGGCGCAGGTGATGTTCTTCTTCCAGAACTACCCCGCGATCGAGTCGCAATTGACCGGCCTGCGGGTCGAATCGATGCCGCTGACCGAACTGCAGCCGGGCAACGCGCAGGGCGACCTGAGCCTGTTCGTGACCCAGGATGCCAAGCGCGAGATGGTGTTCGAATACAGCACCGACCTGTTCGACGCCGCGCGCATCGAACGCCTGGCCGAGCATCTGCTGACCCTGCTCGAGCATGCGGTCGCCGCGCCGGACACGCGCGTGGCCGAACTGCGTTTAATGAACGCGGCCGAGCAAGCCGAACTGGCGCACTGGAACGACACCGTGCGCGAATTGCCCGCGCAGCGCACCTTGTCGACCCTGATCCAGGCCCAGGTCGAGCGCACGCCCGATGCGATCGCGCTGAGCTTCGGCGCGCGCGAGATCAGCTATCGCGAACTCGACCGCCGCGCCAATGCGCTCGCGCACGAGTTGCGCGCGGCCGGCGTGGTCGCGGGGTCCCTGGTCGGCCTGTATGTCGAACGCACGCCGGAGATGCTGATCGGCCTGCTCGGCATCCTCAAGGCCGGCGGCGCCTACGTGCCGCTGGACCCGACCTACCCGGCCGATCGCCTGGCCTACATGCTGGAAACCTCGGCCTCGCGCGTGCTGGTGACCCAGCGCGAACTGGCCGCCACGCCGCCGGCTGAAGTCGAAAAAGTCGTGCTCGCCGACGCCGACGCGGCGCTCGGCGACAACGCCGATCATCCGCCCGCCGATGGCGCCAGCGAAGACGATCTGGCCTATGTGATCTTCACTTCCGGCTCGACCGGCAAGCCCAAGGGCGTGGAAATCCGCAACCGTTCGGCGGTGAACCTGCTGCGTTCGGTCGCGCGCGAACCCGGCCTGGCCCAGGGCCAGAAGCTGTGCGCGATCAGCACGCTGTCGTTCGACATCGCGCTGTTCGAACTGGTGCTGCCGTTGACCGTCGGCGCGAGCATCGTGCTGGTCGACCGCGACACCGCGCGCGACGGCATGAGCCTGCGCCGCCTGGTCGACAACGCCCATCTCCACGTCATGCAGGCCACTCCGGCCACCTGGCGCATGCTGCTGGAAGTGGGCTGGCGCGGCAACGACACGATCAAGATCATCTCCACCGGCGAAGCGCTGCCGCGCGAACTCGCCGACCGCCTGCTGCCGTGCTGCGGCGAGCTGTGGAACCTGTACGGCCCGACCGAAACCACGGTGTATTCGGCGCTGTGCCGCGTGCACGCCGGCGAAGGCCCGATCCTGGTCGGCAAGCCGGTCGACAACACCCAGATCCACATCGTCGACCGCAACATGCAGATGCTGCCGGTCGGCGTGCCGGGCGAGTTGCTGATCGGCGGCGACGGCCTGGCCGCGGGTTACAGCGGGCGTCCGGACCTGACCGAAGAGAAGTTCATCCCCGATCCGTTCAGCGCCGTTCCCGGCGCGCGTCTGTACCGCACCGGCGACCTGGCGCTGTGGCGCCGCGACGGCACGATCGAGGTGATCGGCCGCATCGATCACCAGATCAAGCTGCGCGGCTTCCGCATCGAACTGGGCGAAATCGAATCGGTGCTGGCGCAGTACGACGGCGTCACCCAGGCGGTCGTGCATTGCCGCGAAGACACGCCCGGCGACAAGCGCCTGGTCGCCTACGTCACCGCCGAAGGCGCCGCGCCCGCGCCGACCGCCTTGCGCGATCACCTGCGCGCCGCCCTGCCCGACTACATGGTGCCCAGCGCGTTCGTGGTGCTCGATCAGTTCCCGCTGACCCCGAACGGCAAGGTCGACCGACGCGCGTTGCCGGCGCCGGAAACCGCGACCGGCGCGCAGGACGGCGAGGCCGACGTGCTCGCGCCGCGCACGCCCGAGGAAGAAATGCTGGTCGAGCTGTGGCAGCAGTTGCTCAATCTGCGCAGCGTCGATGTGCGGGCGAATTTCTTCGATCTCGGCGGCCATTCGCTGCTCGCCACCCGGCTGCTGTCGCGCATCGATCAGGCCTACGGCGTGGAACTGCCGCTGCGCACCCTGTTCGCGGCGCCGACCCTGGAGCAACTGGCGGTGTGCGTCGCCGATGCGCGCGCGCAGTTCCAGCCCGACGATCTGGAAGCCCTGCTCGCCAGCCTGGAAAACCTCAGCGACGAAGAAGCCAGCGCGCAGTTGAACGCGGCCTTGCAGCCCGGAGCGTCGTCATGA